Genomic window (Drosophila ananassae strain 14024-0371.13 chromosome 3L, ASM1763931v2, whole genome shotgun sequence):
CGCGAAAGCTGACCCTCTGGAGTGGCCAAGGGCTCGAAGAGCAACATACGCAGCGACTCCCGCATCATCACCTCCGTTTCATCCAGCTCCACCTGGAACATATCATATTTATTGGGAATTATGTACATTAAGTTGGATATAACCCACCAAAAGATCCCTGGCACTCTGCTCTTGTTCACTGTAGAGTTTTCTGGCCAACTCCGCCTGGGTATTGGCCAACTCATAAAGGGCTATAGCCTTCAGCCTGGAGATTCCAGGAGCCAGCACTTTTAGCACCAGCAAGATCTCTTGACACAAACGAATCTTGCGCTCGTAGACCTTTTTATTCGGACGATGGGCCATGTTTTGAAGAATCTGGCGCAGAATAGAGGCTATATTCTGTTTAAGATCCAGCATAAGGTAATGATTCCCATGGAGAAGTCGACTCAGCTTAGCCAGGAGGAGTTCCAGCCGGTAAATATCATCCCTGGCGTGAAAAATCTCTTCCTTGGCTCGTTCCAGCATGTTGGCCACGAACTCTTGTTTGAGGGTGTGTTCCGGATTCATGAGACACTGCCAGGTCCCGGTTTCCGGCTGGCGCACTATGTAACCCCCTGGGCAGGCGCAATTGCTACAGACAAAGCTGCTCATGTGCGTGCCCAGCTCTGTAGGATCCTGGCACCTGGAGCAGGTGCAGTCGAAGCACTTACCAGCTTTCAGGATGTGGCGACGCTCGTCAGTGCCCAGAAGAATATTGGTGTAGCAATTGTAGAGGATCTCCCCAGCAGCTATGAATCGATTGGCGTACACCTTTATGCGTCTCTCGTCATCAATGGCGGTCACCAGGTTGGGCATGCAACTGTGCGGATAAAGTCCTGCCCGACGATATAGTCCCCTCATGGAACCGCCGGACTCCGGAGCTCGTATTTCAAAGGCATTCACATCCAACATACCCAATAGACCCTGCACCAGATCCTCGTTGGCTTCACTATTTAGTTGTTTGAGTACTCCACTCTTTTCTAGAGGATTATAGGCATGTTCCTGGTTGTTCTTCCAGATGTCAGTGCCCCTCCTGGCTGTCAGTTGGTTTTCCATTTGCGATATTTCCTCATAAAGTGGTTGGGTCTCCAAGTGCTCCCTTAAGAGTATGCATTTGAGGGCAGATTGCACCTCAGAATGTTTCTTTTCCTGCAGAAGAAGCACTTGCTCTTCGGAGAGTTTAAGGTCGCTGAGTCTTTTGCAGTCTCGTTCATCATGCTCGGAGCAGTCTCCACACAGGGCCAACAGGTGGCACTTTCTGTTTAAGATTTATGTAAGTATTGAAGCCCAAAGAGTTCCATAAACTCACCTGCAAAACTCCTCCGTCAGCTTAAAGCATTTGGAGCACCGTCTGTCGCCAGCGTGGGGAAGGACGAGGATGGGCTCCTCCAGCAGCAAGGTTTCGCCAGCTCGTATATTGCCCAAAGCAATCACAAATCTTCAAGGGATAGCAAAAGGATAAAGCCATGGTAGGATGGGGAGTGGAAGGACAAACCTGCCCAGCGTTTCGTTCTGCTTCACTTGGCACTTCTTGGCAAAATCATCCGTAACTGCAGCCATTATTTGTTCCCGTTCCCTTCGGCTTCCTTTGGCATACTGACAGCCAGTGCGAATGCTAGCGAATgcttatttttaattgaacgacaattctttatttatttcttggtCAATGATTCCCTTTCCCTTTCCCATGCCCATTCCCCCAGCCAAACGTTGAACCATGTCGTCAGCACACATTGTACTAAGTGAGAAGAAACAAAGACACTCTAAAAAAGTGGCAACAACTAACGAGAAAAGGAAGACATTCCTCTTCCATTGGACTaatctaatttattttaaaattaaaagcacGGCAGCTGCAGTCTCTCTCTGCCCGCTAGCCTCCGTATTTATTCAAATCCGATTCGATGCGCTCCAACTCCATGGAAATACGATCGGAGAGGTAGCCCTCGGCAGAGTTTTCCGGCTCGAAGCGGAGCAGATCCATAGCTTTCTTGCCCACCAAACTGGCAGTCCTCAGCTGGGCCTAACAAGATACATTAAATCATAATTTAATCATCATATCCTCCAGGGTATCCTTGATCCTTGACTTACCCCATActcctttttgttcaaatcACTTTCGGCAAACTGCAGCTCCACCAGCTCGATCAGAGCCAGAAGATACTCAAACAGCCCGATGGCATACAGCTTGGAAATGCCAGGAACTACGGCCCGGCAGATGGGCAACAGATCCGAGCATAGCTCCACCCTGCGCGCCAGGAGTTTCTTGCAGGGCTGCTCCATGGAGTTCATCAGTGCGGCGGCACGTAGAATGCTGGCTATGTTTTGCTTAATGTCCAGCAACAGGAAGTGATTGGGGTGGACCATGGATTTGTACTGAGTCAGCAAGGATTCGTAGACCTGCAGGTCGCCGCGGGCCTCCACCAGAGCGCCTCCCACTTCCGCCAAGAGCTCATGGACATTGGCAGCTGACATGGAGGCCTTACACTCCAAGCACCGCCAGTCGCCAGGTCGGCCGTCGGGATCCATTTCGCAAACAGCGTATCCCTGAGGGCATTCCCGGCACTTCATGCTGCTCATGTGGGTGCCCATTTCCGTGGGATCCAGAC
Coding sequences:
- the LOC6494297 gene encoding SET domain-containing protein SmydA-8, coding for MAAVTDDFAKKCQVKQNETLGRFVIALGNIRAGETLLLEEPILVLPHAGDRRCSKCFKLTEEFCRKCHLLALCGDCSEHDERDCKRLSDLKLSEEQVLLLQEKKHSEVQSALKCILLREHLETQPLYEEISQMENQLTARRGTDIWKNNQEHAYNPLEKSGVLKQLNSEANEDLVQGLLGMLDVNAFEIRAPESGGSMRGLYRRAGLYPHSCMPNLVTAIDDERRIKVYANRFIAAGEILYNCYTNILLGTDERRHILKAGKCFDCTCSRCQDPTELGTHMSSFVCSNCACPGGYIVRQPETGTWQCLMNPEHTLKQEFVANMLERAKEEIFHARDDIYRLELLLAKLSRLLHGNHYLMLDLKQNIASILRQILQNMAHRPNKKVYERKIRLCQEILLVLKVLAPGISRLKAIALYELANTQAELARKLYSEQEQSARDLLVELDETEVMMRESLRMLLFEPLATPEGQLSRNMLRELKELKNDIKLLQEPNDDVVH